A single window of Mugil cephalus isolate CIBA_MC_2020 chromosome 1, CIBA_Mcephalus_1.1, whole genome shotgun sequence DNA harbors:
- the cldn15a gene encoding claudin-15a: MDPIVEVVALILGFIGWVMVGVTLPNRYWRTSTVDGTVITTSTIYENLWMSCATDSTGVHNCREFPSLLALSGYIQASRALMITSIVFGTFGLVAALIGLQCSKAGGDNLVLKGRIAGTGGVLFILQGVCTMVAISWYAFNITQEFFDPFYPGIRYEIGEGLYIGWCSGVLAIAGGICLTCSCKLGTEEKYNVPYHPRGTIYSGVAPTRSVANSTYGRNAYV; encoded by the exons ATGGATCCAATCGTGGAAGTCGTGGCTTTGATTTTGGGGTTCATCGGTTGGGTCATGGTGGGGGTTACTCTGCCGAACCGTTACTGGAGGACCTCCACGGTCGACGGGACCGTCatcaccacctccaccatctATGAGAACTTGTGGATGTCCTGCGCGACAGATTCAACCGGGGTGCACAACTGCAGGGAGTTCCCTTCACTGCTGGCATTGAGTG GTTACATCCAGGCGTCTCGTGCCTTGATGATCACATCTATAGTGTTTGGCACCTTTGGACTTGTAGCGGCCCTGATAGGACTGCAGTGTTCGAAAGCAGGGGGAGACAACCTTGTTCTCAAAGGGAGGATTGCAGGCACCGGTGGAGTCCTTTTTATACTTCAAG gtgtgtgcACTATGGTCGCGATCTCCTGGTACGCCTTCAATATCACTCAGGAATTCTTCGACCCTTTCTATCCTGGGATAAG GTATGAAATAGGAGAGGGACTTTACATCGGGTGGTGCTCTGGTGTGCTCGCCATCGCTGGAGGAATCTGCCTCACCTGTTCCTGCAAACTGGGCACAGAGGAAAAATA CAATGTGCCTTACCACCCCAGAGGAACTATATATTCTGGAGTTGCACCCACCCGAAGCGTGGCCAACAGTACTTATGGACGAAATGCTTATGTTTGA
- the dnajc3b gene encoding dnaJ homolog subfamily C member 3b: MESCRRTGLSGVLCSLSLLCVILDIQLDGVLGATHVEIEHHLEMGRKLLAAGQLAEALSHYHSAVEGDSKNYLTYYKRAAVFLAMGKSKSALPDLTRAIQLKPDFLAARLQRGNILLKQGNTQEAKDDFEAVLQRSPDHEEAHDQLMKANELEELQEDAHAAYHQGDYSTTINVLERVIEISPWDPESRELRAECYIRMGDPQKAIQDLTPTTRLRNDNRAAFLKLSMLHYSLGEHHESLNHIRECLKLDQDDKECFTHYKQVKKLSKQLDSAEELIQEERYQEAIEKYESAMKTEPNVPFYTNLAKERICFCLVKNKLATEAIDVCSEAHQRDPRNTNILRDRAEAHILNQDYEKAVEDYQEAREFDGDSNEIREGLERAQKLLKISRKRDYYKILGVNRSANKQEIIKAYRKLAQQWHPDNFQSEAEKKEAEKKFIDIASAKEVLTDPEMRQKFDAGDDPLDPENQQGGGGGGGQQGWPFHFNPFESGGSFHFKFQYN, encoded by the exons ATGGAGTCGTGTCGGCGGACGGGACTCAGCGGGGTCTTGTGCTCCCTGTCACTGCTGTGTGTCATCCTGGACATCCAGCTGGACG GTGTCTTAGGGGCTACCCATGTGGAGATCGAGCACCACTTGGAGATGGGCCGCAAGCTCCTGGCGGCCGGTCAGCTGGCTGAAGCCTTGTCCCACTACCACTCTGCTGTGG agggAGACTCTAAGAATTATCTGACCTACTACAAGAGAGCTGCAGTGTTCCTGGCCATGGGGAAATCCAAATCTGCTCTTCCAGATCTGACCAGGGCCATCCAGCTAAAGCCCGACTTCCTGGCT GCCCGGTTACAGAGAGGGAACATCCTGTTGAAGCAGGGAAACACGCAAGAGGCGAAAGACGACTTTGAAGCGGTG CTGCAGCGCTCTCCAGACCACGAAGAAGCTCACGACCAGCTGATGAAGGCGAacgagctggaggagctgcaggaggacgcCCACGCTGCCTACCACCAAGGAGACTACAGCACCACCATCAACGTGTTGGAGAGAGTCATAGAG ATCTCTCCCTGGGACCCTGAGTCACGGGAGCTCCGCGCAGAATGCTACATCCGGATGGGGGACCCGCAGAAAGCCATCCAGGACCTCACGCCGACGACGAGGCTACGCAACGACAACCGCGCCGCCTTCCTGAAGCTCAGCATGCTGCACTACAGCCTCGGGGAGCACCACGAGTCCCTCAA TCACATCAGGGAGTGTCTGAAGCTCGACCAGGACGACAAAGAGTGTTTCACCCACTACAAGCAGGTGAAGAAGCTCAGCAAACAGCTCGACTCCGCAGAAGAGCTAATTCAGGAGGAGAG GTATCAGGAAGCCATTGAAAAGTATGAGTCGGCGATGAAGACGGAGCCTAATGTCCCGTTCTACACCAACCTGGCCAAAGAGAGGATCTGCTTCTGTCTTGTCAAG AACAAGTTGGCCACCGAGGCGATAGACGTGTGTTCAGAGGCCCACCAGAGAGACCCCCGCAACACCAACATCCTCCGAGACCGAGCAGAAGCCCACATCCTCAACCAGGACTACGAGAAAG CGGTGGAGGACTACCAGGAGGCCAGGGAGTTTGACGGCGACAGCAACGAAATCAGAGAAGGGCTGGAACGTGCACAGAAGCTGCTCAAAATCTCCCGTAAGAGGGACTACTACAAGATCCTCGGTGTCAACAG GAGTGCCAACAAGCAGGAGATCATCAAGGCCTACAGAAAGCTGGCTCAGCAGTGGCACCCCGACAACTTCCAGTCCGAGGCCGAGAAGAAGGAAGCTGAAAAGAAGTTTATCGACATCGCGTCAGCTAAAGAAGTCCTCACCGACCCAG AAATGAGACAGAAGTTTGACGCCGGCGACGATCCCCTGGACCCCGAAAACCAGcagggcggcggcggcggaggaggacaGCAGGGCTGGCCGTTCCACTTCAACCCCTTCGAGTCCGGCGGCAGCTTCCACTTCAAGTTCCAGTACAACTAG